TCTCAATGTCTGTGCACCCCCTTGCTTGGAGGTGCTGGGATGGGTGGTAGCATCCCCATCAATGTCTGCCACTGATAAATTGCACTTCCATCGTTTTTTGCTGGATTGAGTTTTTTTGTGTTGATTCTTCAATTCCTATTAGAAATTCAGGTGCAAAAGAGGGACTCGCATCAGATGTGGGGTCATGACCCGAATGTGGGAACAGCTGGTTGAAGACCTGCTCTGCACTTAGCGTTGTTTCTCAGTGTATCACACCAGTTGTAGAGATAAGGTAGTTAGGGGTTTAattaccaaaaataaaaaagggttgTTTACACTGACACAGCGCAACCCTTCATGTACGGGACTAAAATTATATCAGCatagtttatttttgttcctctCTGCAATAGTCATTTTGACAATGTTGTTTTAGTCTGATTGAGGCTCATCCCCACCAGATCTCGGTCTGTGTTTAAAGGTTGTGCTGGCAGTAATGTCTAACTGACAGAACTGTGCTAGCAGTGAGTCTCTGAGCAAGCTGCAGTTATGTAAAAGCTCTGGCAGAAGCTGCCTTGGGAAGGCAGTCCTCCCATGCCTTTAGCAGCAGCACTTTACACTCAATATAAAAACAAGTCTAagtgctgggggagcacagcTGGGCGCCTGGTGCTCAGGGGATAATTCTGGTACTTGTGGGCAGATGGAGGAGCGCTACAGGCTCTGTCCCCACTGCAATGGGGAGAGGATGGAGCAAGGCATTTAGAGTTGGCGAGCCTCAGCCTTATTGGAACCTCTACCAGCCTTCCTCACCACAGCACCAGGTTTGGGTGTCCCCCTTGTGCTGCCTTCTTTGTGGCCTTCCCTCATTATATTTGAGCTAGTGCGCTTGCCCTTGTCCCTGCAGTGGGCTCAGGGTGTGTATGTGGGCAGGCACTGTTGTTCACTTGACGCATATTCAGCTCAGTTCTTGAGCCCGGGGTCACTGCACATTGCACATTACTTGTCTGTCTCTTCCTGGATAGTTTCCCCTGCCTGTATGTATTATGTAAGTACATTTTGTCTTAACTGCAATTCCGTCCACACCCTGGTATTAACCTTGGCTATTAAGATGagcaaaatgagatttttaataCCCTGAGATAAGGCTGTGCTCCTTTCCTGGCCAGTAGAGCTTCCTCTATGGGGATGGTAAATCAAGCTGTCCTCCTTGTCCCAACACCTATTCTAAACCCTTCCTTCCTGAGGGTTTGCGTGGAAATCTTCTATGTGCAATGCACTGATGTGGAGGGAGCTCTGGCATCTTCAGGTCTTTCCTGACTGTTAAATAAGTAAGTGGGGAAAGCCTTTTTTCTATGAGAGACTCTGCACACATGCCTGTGTGAGATGACTTGAGCTCTTGGGAAATGCCTGTTACTGAAAGCTACTGCTTTCTTTTACCAGGTCAAATGGATGATGTACTGGATAATATTTGCGCTCTTCACGACAGCAGAGACGTTCACGGATATCTTTCTTTGCTGGTGAGCATCAGTTGGGAACAGATCTTtgaactgaaatggaaataaaatagaaatgtttgtaAGGGGAAAAACAGGGCCTGAGTGTGCACTGTTTCTCTGGATATCATATGAGCACCTTCAGGTGCATAGGGATGTTTAGTGTGGAAGAGCCACTCTACCTTTCTCTATGCTGTcataggaaaaggaagaaagagagtaGAACTGCTCAATGGTATCTCATTAGTAAGAAATCACCACAGGAGTCTCTATTCCCTGTGTGTGAGAAGTAGGGCTCTGTCAGGTACGTACCTATAGATGCACATCTGATGGCTGATTTGTATGCTTGCAGACACATAAAAATAGTGTCTTTAGCTACAGGCACAGTTCTAGACTTAGATAATTCTGTCCTGCTGTAACTACACTGACTGTGTGGATCAGGCagaaacagccctgcagcacaggatCTGATCTGTAGCCTGCTGCCTGGGTCGTGTTTCTTCAGATGTCATGCCTGTTCCTTCCTGGGTGGGATGGAGTTACAGTTTGATGGAGGACAGTGACAGTTCAAACTGTGGAGGGCTCACTGGTGCCAATGGAAGGATTCCTGGCAAGCTGTGAGGGCTCGAATGCATGAATGCCTAATCATGAGATTCAATTCTTTGGACTGAATTTGGATGCTCAAGTTTGGAAATACTTGATTTGTTGCCCGTTTTATTACGGGTTCTTATAAACCATCAAAAACCAGTGAGACTGGTAGACTTCAGACTGAAGATTTAACTACAGAGCGCGGCCCTCACCTCTTAACATCGCGTGCCTCTAGTGAGTCCTCCAGACAAAGGGAGTCGGGGTATTTGGCAGCATGTCGGGTCTGTTGAAGAGGAGATAAAAGACATTATTGTCTCTATCTAATTTGCATGCAGATCTACCTCCACTGTCCTCATCTGGAGGGAtttccttgttgttttcttttggagtaTGTGCTATTTGGATCTCCCTGTAGGAATAGCAGAGGGCTTGTCATTTTCACAGAGCCTATGAAATCAAGTATGCTGCAGAGAGTCTCAGTGAGGTGGAAGATCAATTTGCCAGGCACATGCTCACAGTAGAGCATCCCAGGGGCCCTAAATGCTGTACAGCCCAGCTGGCTTGGTGATGGCTGAGGGGAGGAATCAGAAAGGGTAAAAGTGCAGGACCTTGTGAGTTGGGACAAGGGctctttaagaagaaagaaaaaggaaaaaagagattaaaagaataaaaagtgaTGCACAGTGTGGTTGCTCACCGCCAGCTCAGTGAGTCCCCAAGTAACCTCCTGCCGTTTAATTGCTGAGCATTATATCATAtgatatgaaatatttctttggtcAGTTTGGgtcagcagagaagagaagcagaagagtACTTGATTCAGCGTAAGAACTGCTCAGGAACAACTAAAATGTTGGTATGTTAATAGCAATATTTTCATTGTATATCCAAAATGGCACCATATCAGCTACTTTGAAGGAAATTAACTCTATTCCAGCTGAAATCAGGGCAGAAAGgcaaagagaggaaagatgCATAAGTATATTGATGACATACTGACTTGCTGGTTTGTTGTTTGCTCATAAAGACAGTAGATGCAATTAAGGCAGCAGCATTTGTTCTCATTGTATGCAAACAGCTCCTCTTATCACACAACAGAGTCTTTTCCATTAAATAATAGCTCTGATACCTGAGTAAAGATTTACACATGCCTAGTTGCAGTGTGTGTGTAGGTAAGTGAATGTCTTTTGGTCTTTGGATTCTTTGATAAACAGAAGCCTTAAACTGAGCTGGCCAGTGTGCTGAGCATCTCTAATCAAGAGTGGTCACCGAAGCGGGAATAGCCATTAAtagctctttttcttctagGTTTCCATTCTACTATGAACTCAAAATAGCTTTTGTAGCTTGGCTGCTGTCTCCATACACAAAAGGCTCCAGCCTCCTGTACAGGAAATTTGTTCACCCAACACtgtcttcaaaagaaaaggTAATCACAGGTACCTGGGTGGAACAGATCCGCGGTGTCTTCATGCCGCTGGTCTTCATACCACTTGTTTTCATTGGAGGACTGGAATTtgcttatttccttcctttgttgGTTTTCTCTCTTCGGTTGATGcgtttttgcttttcagtggtgGTTGTTTTCCTAAATTCTGGCATCTGTTCAGCTCACTCATGTATGTTAGCTCATCTTTGTGCACTTGAGAAGCTGGGAGGGTGGGGGGTAATAATACCTCCAGAGCTGTTTTGCACGTACTAGCTGAATATAACTGGAGTGCCGTGTTACGGCTGGGTGTAATGATTAGAGAAACATGGTTTGGCAGCCAGGGCTCCTTAACTTTGTACCCAGCTATGTGCAGCAATGAGTCTAACCTGTGTCAAAGATTCACAGCAAGCACTTGCTTGTCTGGGAGAGGTGCAGAATGCTGATGATATATCGCGTGTTGAGGTCCTGGGCTGAGAAATGTCCTGCTGAAGTTCATGATGTTAATTTCAGAGGAGACATTACAGCTTGAATCATTTGCCTGCCTAGGAGACTACTATGGCTGTGAATGGGACATTGTCAGGCAGATCCATCTGGCTCGTATGAATACACAGGCTAAGAATAGCTATCAGTCACATATCAACATACAAGCTACTAAGAAGTGAATAACTGTTTCCCACATTGCCAGCCATGGCAGTGAAAGATCTCTGTTTAAGCCACAGGCAGTGCATGAACAATTGTGTCTCAGTCCTGTCCAAGAGGAACAGTGAGGATCAGTTCCCTTTCTGTTAACTGGGAAATTCTGCTTATGCTTCTCACAAGTAGTGCTCATGCATTTTTGGTTACTGCCTCTTATCTGCTAGGAATGAGGGGAGGAATCACTGAGAAACCAACAGCTTCTTACAGTCTCCAGCTCCTACTAACCCAGTATATCCAGTAGCTAATCACTGAAAGTTCTTGTCTTCCATTATCATCTAGGTCCGCGTGTCTTGGGGGAAGGGAGCACAAGGACAGGAACTTTCCCTGCATATTGTGCAACGTTAAAATCCAGACCCTCTAGAGCTATAAATTCCATGGGAATTTTGGAGATGGACACTGCAGTGATGTGCACAGATACCTCAGATACATCTGAGAGGACTCAGGGCAGTAGAGCTGCAGCTGGCCAGCATCATactgctatttctttttaaccatGTAGCAATCCAGTTAGTCTTTGGACTAACCATAAGCCAATGGCTTCTGGCACATCCTGTCCAGGTAGATGTGTCTGTCTTGCTTACAGCACCTATCATGGTGGTTGCTATGTGCAAATATGTTCCAACTTTGGATCTCAATCTTCCATTCACAGAACAAAGAGATCCCAAAAGATGAAATGGAAATTACTGCTCCCCTGCAAATCTTTCCTACCTGCAAATGTTGGCTGTTAACTTCTCCGCTTCCAGGGtgggggaaaaggagaatgTCTACTTCCACAAAGATGACCTAATTCTGCCAAGAGTTTGAGGCTGGGGGCACTCTGAACTTGTCACtcttgtgtttcattttgttttctgctgtgacaggagATCGATGACTGCCTCGTCCAGGCGAAAGACCGGAGCTACGATGCCCTCGTGCACTTTGGGAAGCGCGGCCTGAACGTTGCGGCCACAGCAGCTGTCATGGCAGCTTCCAAGGTAAAGGTAAAGCATCTCATCCATGTCCATTGCCAGCTACAGCCACAGTGCGGAGGGTGAGACATACTAGGGGTAGGGATTCTCTCACTGGTTTTCATCATGCCCCCCAGTTTGCCTCCCATTCACTAACCACAGATGAAATGTGGTGTTTAGTGAGCCCGTATGAGGTTGTAAATGCAGGATGAAAACTAGGGTCTGCTTCAgacctttttttattattattatttattttccatgccATTCAGTACCCAGGTGACAACATTAGCAGTGCTGTTCATCACAGCCTGCACTATTCATTTTCCCCCTCAAAGTGAGGGCATGAATGATGctaacacaaacacagcagcataCCTAGGAAGTTGTTTTTTGTCAGTACATTGCTGGTGAAGTGAATGGCCCAGCTTGTCATCTGTTGTGCTGTATTCTTGAGAAGTCTAGTGTCCAGATGCTAACAGAAAGTAGCTGTGACTTGGAGCTCAGGAAGGCTGAAAATCTGCCTGTCAGATTTAGGCAGAACATACCTGGTGTGTAATGCTCTGAGGACGTGCTTATGTGAGAGTGAGTGGGAAGTGACATTAGTTGCTTGTGGGGGATgagaagatgctggaggagTGGTCTCATCTGGGGAGGTGTGTCCTGTGTTCTGTTACTGCCTTAGAGCCAGGACCAGAAAATAGCTGTTATCTCTTTCTTTGCATGAAAGGTGCAAGAACTTGATAACTGGATACTGTGGTTCTGCTCTCTGGCGATGGATTACCACAGCTTAGGATAGATGCGCATAGCAACTCCACTCTTGTGTTTTGTGGAGCAAGACTTGTCTAAAAAAGTGCAGCTTTCATGCAGCCAAATACAGTGCTTCTTGCAGAAGGGTAACAGAATCATATGTACAAGGTGGATGCTGACATTAGCAAAAAACACATGAATGGGAGTTGAAGGAACTTATTCTCCTTTGCCAAATGCTTTTCATATGACCCCGGGCACATCATTTAACATATCCTGGCCTTATCTCctgtaaaaatgaataattcatCCTTGGGAGGCCAAATATGGTACAGGCTATTAAGCATGTGGAATTGTAGAAGATGTTATGTAAGTGTGAGCCCCCGAGATGTGTCATACACACACGGAGTGacaaagatacagaaaagcTGTTCCAAAAGAAAAGGCCAAAAATTGTTTCCTGTCCCATTGCCAAGCATTGGGCAGACTATGGCTGTCAGCTTGGCTCAGTTCTTCTCCTGATACATTGCTCTTAAGATTCTCACTGCCTTGAAATACAGCTCCAGTGGCAGCAGAAAGCCAGGCAGAATGAAGAAGACCCCCCAGGGCTCaaggaaaacactgctttgtttcagataACAAAGCTTCACTTTCATTGCTGGAAGAAACCAACATATGCTGTGATTTCTTTGGTGCTGCTGTATGGCACACCTGCCAGTCTAACTTGAGAGTAAACAGTTAAAACATTGCTCCCTGTGCTGGACCAAGAGAGTCATTCCTGCACAATTCTCTATTCCAAAATAGGGCTGATGCTCCAACTCCCATTGTGTTCCTCTGCACCAGCTGTTTAGGTCTCCTTGCATTGGCTCTAATCTATTTTAATGCTAATtcataagaagaaagaaagggagtACCATTTTTCTTATCAAGTGGAAGAGTCCACAGGTGTGTCCCATGAGTGCTGGAGCCAGCACAAGGGGAGGGACAGAGCTGCATCATGAGGATTATGGCTGGAGGAGATAAAAACAAGCTCTTCCCTTCCTGGTTGTGGGCAGGAGATAGTTTAGCTGTGCTGCTTGTGGGACCTCACCCTTAATACCTTTACACTCTTCATGGTACAGTAGTTAGGAGTGGTTGAGGCAGTTTCTGTCCCTACCCTTCTCAGACTGAAATTTTGGGCAGGGGAATGTTGAATGGTTGTGGTTGTGATTTTCAGCCTGATGTCTTCCAGTGCAGGAGGGATGAGCTGCGGTGCCTCCAGTATTGAGGATGTGAGGTGCAGTGGCTCAGGTGTGGACGTGTTCCCATTTAGCTATCCCTGCtgcagagggaatggtttccaAGAGCTGAATGATGGTAACAGCTTCTGTTGTCCTGGTTTTCAGCCCCTGTTAAATGTATGTCAGCACCCTTACTGGCACACATGAGGAGGTATAGCAGAGGCAGATTAACCTGCATGAGTGAAGTTTAAGTGATTACTTATCTAGAAAACACTTTGAGCTGACAGATGCCAAACaaaactgcagtgctgtccTCAGAGGAAAGTttccagagaagagaaaagagaatacTCGTTCTAAGCCTTATCCTGACTTTCCCTGTGCCAACACTTAAGGGTATCCAGCTTGCCTGAGATAATTGTTGAGTGTAGATTGGAAAGTGAGCTCTGAAGAGGCTCACTGGGTTTCAGCCTTTAACAGGTCGTGTTAAAACTGAAACCTACAGAGGTTACCGTCTGTTCAGAGCTATTGAGCACCTTCAGTTCCCATGGAAAATGGGGCTTTTACCAGCAAGTGAATGGGAGGatctctcttattttcttcttcacttgGTTCAAAGGATGAGAAAAAGATGATTTCCTATTAAGAAATAGACCCTCAGACACTGCAGTGGGAACCTTCTGCTGGCAAATACACAGCGAGATGCTGGGTTAAAAGCGTGCTCCATTCAGACTTATCAGTTTTCAGTAAATGAGCTTCAATCTAAAGACTCTTGTACCCAGAGATATGTCTCCTACTGTGCACAGCCCTGTCCACTCCTGTCTTTGGCCCACGGTGTGGGACATTTTGTGCTCCCAGTGGTCTGGATCCATCACCATCTCTTCTCTTTGATGAGAAGATCTCTTTGCGAGGCCCatagtttcttttttgttgttgctgttttaatcCACAACACAGCACAGCGTTGCTGGCTCTCTGATTATGCTTTCTGTCTGACAGGCTGCTGCTTAGATGTTTCTAATAGGCTAAGAAGCTGCAAGCTGAGCACAGACACACACCTTCCTTATCTCTGATCCCCTGACCCTTTCCCCTTTCTATCTTAAATAACAATCTTAGCCAAGTGCaagcttctctctctcccccctccttCTGCTCCCCTCCACTGCTCTGTCTTGTTTTGAAGCCACAGTTGTGCTAATGTTGGCACAAACCTGTGCCAGTTCATTTTACAGGCTGAGGAGCTGTCAGTGTCCCAAGTACCCTGAGCCTGCCCAGCTGGCTCGCTTGggtgttttctctctctgagtAGAGTCTATTTTTGATGCTCTCTCAGCAGACAGAGCATTAGATAGCTGGGTTTATTACCCCTGCTAGGTGCCCAGCACAGATCCCCCCAGTAGCCTGTGTCCCCTCTAAAGAGCATAATCTCATTTGGGGTTCTGTAATCCTGTCCTCGTTGGTTGGTCATCTGTCACACCCTGTGACTTCAAGTGGGTCATTGCTAAGTGGTGGGATTAGATGACCAAGCAGTAaatcctgctgctctttgcatATTTTTTGTTCCAGCTATTTCAGCCATTCCTGCTCCCAAGGAACCCTGTGCACTGATCACCTCTTTTTCGGCTCagcttgcagcagcagaagagaaacagaaaaggagcCTGATGTGGGTCTGAGAgctctccttccctctgctgtcactgcagaaaCAGGACAGCATCAGGGCTGTTATGGGACACAGGCAGTGGGGCAGATGCAAGGCTTTGGCTGGGCAGCAGAACCATCAGATGGAGGCCTGGGCACAAACAGGCTTTTCATTGGCAGTGCTCTGGTTTCTGGTGAGAACAGCTGAGACACGTGTGTGACTGCAATGAGGAGTGGTACTGATGGCTTGGAGGCAGCACCAGCCTCCTCTGGCACACCCATAGGAGCAGTTGCTCATCTTCCACCTGTCAGCCTGAGCTTCCCACCACCTGCTGCCTTGCCCTGTCCCCATTTGCCAACTCTCcactccttccttcccttctcaggagcctgctgtgctctgcctttGCCTCCTCTGTTTCTATAGCCCTTCCATCACCAGTTTTACATTCTCCCCAGCTTTTAACTTCCATTCTCCTTAAAGCTTCCTCCTTTCCCAGATCCTATTTTCTTATTCCTCATTCTGGACAAACCAATTCAGCCAAACAGGTCAGTGTCATTTTATCACAAGACAAATCCTGCCCCCAACTATTTAACCACCTCAGACTGCAGTCTCAACTCTGTTCTTCAAAGCTGAGCTGTAGA
This DNA window, taken from Excalfactoria chinensis isolate bCotChi1 chromosome 4, bCotChi1.hap2, whole genome shotgun sequence, encodes the following:
- the REEP1 gene encoding receptor expression-enhancing protein 1 isoform X2, coding for MVSWIISRLVVLIFGTLYPAYYSYKAVKSKDIKEYVKWMMYWIIFALFTTAETFTDIFLCWFPFYYELKIAFVAWLLSPYTKGSSLLYRKFVHPTLSSKEKEIDDCLVQAKDRSYDALVHFGKRGLNVAATAAVMAASKGQGALSERLRSFSMQDLSTIRGDSSSTVPPSVTVRTSSKQSQPKTSRSASEGTGSSGTA
- the REEP1 gene encoding receptor expression-enhancing protein 1 isoform X1, whose amino-acid sequence is MVSWIISRLVVLIFGTLYPAYYSYKAVKSKDIKEYVKWMMYWIIFALFTTAETFTDIFLCWFPFYYELKIAFVAWLLSPYTKGSSLLYRKFVHPTLSSKEKEIDDCLVQAKDRSYDALVHFGKRGLNVAATAAVMAASKVKGQGALSERLRSFSMQDLSTIRGDSSSTVPPSVTVRTSSKQSQPKTSRSASEGTGSSGTA